One stretch of Rhinolophus ferrumequinum isolate MPI-CBG mRhiFer1 chromosome 3, mRhiFer1_v1.p, whole genome shotgun sequence DNA includes these proteins:
- the CASP8AP2 gene encoding CASP8-associated protein 2 isoform X1 translates to MSGVLRWQLSEGDRIMAADDDNGDGTSLFDVFSASPLKNNDEGSLDIYAGLDSAVSDSPSKSCVPSRSCLDLYEEILTEEGTAKEATYNDLQVKYGKCQLQMKELMKKFKEIQTQNFSLKNENQSLKKNISALIKTARMEINRKDEEISNLHQRLSEFPHFRNNHKTARTSDKILNHKSRSPHLNDCAKTDHRVKSDVSKDVHHSTSLPNLEKEAKSHSEKKSTLHFPTSTEKHCTNGIWPRSHYQVGEGSSNEDNRRAKKDTGYSQYSRGTDRIRKDVNTSCGDGEPKNVDASQRLQGRTEKYSKSEPKAESKNSKFKSNTDLDYKNERISSFGEKETYRERSHTRVESQSDKKIERQSERSQNINRKEPKLQDKEERKVDQKPKSVVKDQDHWRRSERGSLPHFRNEKPKSSHNSSKYHLEERKGREDCKRDRGVSNHSFQEGRCSSSLSTSRTHKHTNSKEAEAVHQWENTPLETERHRTEEKRKRERESKEENRYMRNEKRTPIEHLQKTNRETKQTTTDLKRQNEPKNDKVSNNDVSEGGDNKDLAIKAESGPNETKNKDLKLSFMEKLNLTLSPAKKQTVSQGNQQKISNTPKSSGICDLESSAQDKTVTCVTSVSKHNMEETKSKLLEAKDVLAAGSEPRTVVPEGKMEEENSLLVKPVENTVHGDMPICDPETSSAPVEMEQTEPLLASPAETEQSISGAKPAVPVVVDILPTNVSQNFGLELDIQRNEDLTSCISEDREMKEAFSTAVAKSSEIVLQPSFEEAGNLPVLSEAGNPKFEPSLVDTPLVESKSCLPKETLESSLQQAQLMDHRLETGETNSVYHDENSVLSIDLNHLRPIPEIISPLNSPVRPVTKVLRLESPSQVSLCNSHKDVFPPNSAHSTSKNQSDLNKENQKPICKSDKFTEADAHKNSSIDELEEGEILSDSENSKPQKGFEKSAKPRATEVHNTKISPRSRKSTVHLDKDNRKTSIAIQQTKRTWNKRQRESSRSSKTEKKDKTMSTSNLEKIVPIIAVPSRVREVMHMLRVIRKHVRKNYMKFKVNFPLKQFHRIIDSAILSFTSLIKHIDLSKISKSVTILQKNLCDVIESKLKQVKKNGIVDRLFEQQLPDMKKKTWKFVDEQLDYLFVKLKKILIKFCDSTNFGSDSDEGKLEKIDKGKTQQKGNVHNSKEMRKEKSLKSEDSIYCKSLLGCKKSEEKHQDQNNTSISTVKDDIKKSFNTCFDNIKNSQSEEHSLDLNCPSTPKPGKMEGSTIEDAQTSQHAGLKPERCFEILTEQQASSLTFNLVSDAQMGEIFKSLLQGTDLLDNSVNCNEKNEWELKTPEKQLELCESIPACTTEELVSGVVSPCPKMISDDNWSLLSSEKGPSLSSGLSLPVHPDVLDESCMFDVSTNIALSKDNICSSEKSKPCISSILLEDLAVSLTVPSPLKSDGHLSFLKPEVLSSSTPEEVISAHFSEDALLEEEDASEQDIHLALESDNSSSKSSCSSSWTSRSVAPGFQYHPNLPMHAVIMEKSNDHFIVKIRHAAPPTSPSLTQNTGDSESLTSLPRMAKDAEEAAEKESSLCQNTAFESVEELKHSDKNVDSSKAAREEQDCMMQTQVPDIYEFLKDASGKAGHRNEVAEQCFKLHQVWEPKVPESVEQLPLMEEIPHSVEGRLPNTYVDLTKDTVTETKNLGELIEAAVLNIDQLGCSGSNLDQNAQILDTVQPGTVDAFIDLTEDVSSESKNEDNCPALAVEHLGCEVLCVDEGNCKEEKVQVADKPVECIVEEACIDLTLESPSSCEVKKEDLKSELASNADSSELPGALDNAHKKRKNLSDLNHSAQKRQRKETDLTSKEKTKKISPNSGENGEAHRRKANKKKATAVIKDPSSLKASPGMKDPSPASGTSPVSLSAKNVVKKKGEIIVSWTRNDDREILLECQKRGPSMKTFSYLAANLNKNPSQVSERFQQLLKLFEKSKCR, encoded by the exons ATGGCAGCTATCGGAAGGAGATAGGATCATGGCAGCAGATGATGACAATGGTGATGGAACAAGTTTATTTGATGTCTTTTCTG CTTCTcctcttaaaaataatgatgaaggTTCTTTGGACATATATGCTGGTTTGGACAGTGCTGTTTCTG acAGTCCTTCCAAATCCTGTGTACCATCCAGAAGTTGTTTGgatttatatgaagaaattctTACTGAAGAAGGAACTGCAAAGGAGGCAACATATAATGAT ttgcaagtaaaatatggaaaatgtcAGCTACAAATGAAAGAGCTGATGAAAAAGTTTAAGGAAATACAGACACAG aATTTcagcttaaaaaatgaaaaccagtcTCTTAAGAAGAATATTTCAGCACTTATCAAAACTGCCAGAATGGAAATAAACCGCAAGGATGAAGAAATAAGTAATCTTCACCAAAG aTTGTCCGAGTTTCCACATTTTCGAAATAATCATAAAACTGCAAGGACATCAGATAAAATCTTAAATCATAAATCCAGATCTCCCCATTTGAATGATTGTGCAAAGACCGATCACAGAGTGAAAAGTGATGTTTCTAAAGATGTACATCATAGCACTTCACTGCCAAACCTCGAAAAGGAAGCAAAATCACATTCGGAAAAAAAGAGCACTTTGCATTTTCCTACATCTACTGAAAAACACTGCACCAATGGCATTTGGCCACGTTCCCATTATCAGGTTGGTGAGGGTAGCTCAAATGAGGATAATAGAAGAGCGAAAAAAGATACTGGATATAGCCAATATAGTAGAGGAACCGATAGAATACGAAAAGATGTAAACACTAGCTGTGGTGATGGTGAACCAAAGAACGTAGATGCTAGTCAAAGGCTACAAGGACGTACTGAGAAATACAGTAAAAGTGAACCAAAGGCTGAAAGCAAAAATTCAAAGTTTAAAAGTAACACAGATTTGGATTACAAAAATGAACGCATTAGCTCTTTTGGGGAGAAAGAAACCTATAGAGAGAGGTCACACACTCGAGTAGAATCCCAGAGTGACAAAAAGATAGAAAGGCAAAGTGAAAGatcacaaaatataaatagaaaagagCCTAAGTTacaagacaaagaagaaagaaaagttgatcAGAAACCTAAATCAGTAGTAAAAGACCAAGATCATTGGAGAAGATCTGAACGAGGATCTCTTCCTCATTTCAGGAATGAAAAACCAAAATCTTCTCATAATTCAAGTAAATACCAtctagaagagagaaaaggaagggaagattgTAAAAGAGACAGGGGTGTGAGTAATCATAGTTTTCAAGAAGGAAGATGTTCATCTTCTCTTTCAACCAGTAGAACTCACAAACACACTAACTCCAAGGAAGCTGAAGCTGTGCACCAATGGGAAAACACACCTTTAGAAACCGAAAGGCATAGAactgaagagaagaggaaaagagaacgagaaagcaaagaagaaaacaggtatatgagaaatgaaaaaagaacaccTATAGAACATTTGCAGAAGACTAACAGAGAAACTAAGCAGACCACAACTGATTTAAAGAGACAGAATGAGCCGAAAAATGATAAAGTCTCTAATAATGATGTTTCTGAAGGTGGCGATAATAAAGACCTTGCAATTAAAGCTGAGAGTGgtccaaatgaaacaaaaaacaaagacttaaAGTTGAGTTTTATGGAAAAATTGAATTTAACTCTTTCTCCTGCTAAAAAGCAGACTGTTTCTCAGGGTAATCAGCAAAAAATATCCAACACTCCCAAATCCAGTGGCATATGTGATTTGGAGTCCTCGGCGCAGGATAAAACAGTGACATGTGTTACCTCTGTGAGTAAACATAATATGGAGGAAACCAAATCAAAGTTACTAGAAGCAAAGGATGTTCTTGCagcaggatctgaacccaggacCGTGGTTCCAGaagggaagatggaagaagaaaatagtTTGTTAGTTAAACCTGTTGAGAACACTGTGCACGGTGACATGCCCATTTGTGATCCAGAGACTTCCTCGGCACCTGTGGAAATGGAACAGACAGAACCTTTGTTGGCGTCACCGGCAGAAACTGAGCAAAGCATCAGTGGTGCAAAGCCCGCAGTTCCTGTGGTGGTGGACATATTACCGACCAATGTTTCTCAGAACTTTGGCTTAGAATTGGATATCCAAAGAAATGAGGATTTAACTTCTTGTATTTCTGAAGATAGGGAAATGAAGGAGGCTTTTTCAACCGCAGTGGCCAAATCCAGTGAAATTGTTTTGCAGCCTTCATTTGAAGAAGCTGGCAATTTGCCAGTACTTTCAGAAGCTGGTAACCCCAAATTTGAGCCTTCCCTAGTAGATACACCACTGGTTGAGAGTAAGTCTTGCTTACCTAAAGAGACTCTAGAATCTTCACTTCAGCAGGCTCAGTTAATGGACCACAGACTAGAAACTGGTGAAACAAACTCAGTGTATCATGATGAGAACTCGGTTTTAAGCATTGACCTTAATCACCTCAGACCTATTCCAGAAATCATCAGTCCTTTGAATAGTCCAGTGAGACCTGTAACAAAAGTTCTTAGACTGGAAAGCCCATCTCAAGTATCATTATGTAACAGTCATAAAG ATGTGTTTCCACCAAATTCAGCTCATTCTACCTCCAAGAATCAGTCTGATCTCAACAAGGAAAATCAAAAACCAATTTGCAAATCTGACAAATTTACAGAAGCAGATGCCCATAAGAATTCATCTATAGATGAATTAGAAGAAGGAGAAATTCTAAGCGACAGTGAAAATTCTAAACCACAAAAAGGTTTTGAAAAAAGTGCCAAACCTAGAGCTACTGAAGTGCACAACACAAAAATTAGCCCCAGAAGTAGGAAAAGTACTGTGCATTTGGATAAAGACAATAGGAAAACATCTATAGCAATTCAGCAGACCAAAAGGACATGGAATAAAAGACAAAGGGAATCTAGCAGGTCTTCAAAAACAGAGAAGAAGGATAAGACAATGAGCACTTCCAACCTGGAAAAAATAGTTCCAATTATTGCTGTACCCTCTCGTGTACGAGAGGTTATGCACATGTTACGAGTGATAAGAAAACATGTAaggaaaaattacatgaaattcaaggTGAATTTTCCACTAAAACAATTTCATAGAATTATTGACTCAGCAATTTTGAGTTTTACATCACTAATTAAACACATTGACTTATCTAAAATCTCTAAGTCAGTGACTATTTTACAGAAGAATCTCTGTGATGTTATAGAATCCAAACTTAAGCAAGTTAAAAAGAATGGCATAGTGGATCGTTTATTTGAACAGCAGTTAccagatatgaaaaaaaaaacgtGGAAATTTGTAGATGAACAACTTGATTATTTGTTTGTCAAGCTTAAGAAAATCTTAATAAAGTTTTGTGATTCCACAAATTTTGGCAGTGACAGTGATGAAGGAAAACTTGAAAAGATAGATAAAGGGAAAACACAACAGAAGGGGAATGTGCACAACTCCAAGGAAATGCGGAAAGAGAAATCCCTCAAATCAGAAGATTCTATTTATTGTAAGTCTTTACTGGGGTGTAAAAAATCGGAGGAAAAACATCAAGACCAAAATAACACCAGTATTAGCACAGTAAAGGACGACATTAAAAAGAGTTTTAACACTTGTTTTGATAATATTAAGAACTCTCAATCTGAAGAGCACTCCTTGGACCTAAACTGTCCGAGCACCCCAAAGCCAGGAAAAATGGAAGGCAGCACCATTGAGGATGCACAGACATCCCAGCATGCAGGCTTGAAGCCAGAACGCTGTTTTGAGATACTTACTGAACAGCAAGCATCTAGCCTTACTTTTAATTTAGTGAGTGATGCACAGATgggtgaaatatttaaaagtttgttgCAAGGTACTGATCTTTTAGACAACAGTGTtaactgtaatgaaaaaaatgagtggGAGTTAAAGACTCCAGAGAAACAGCTGGAGCTGTGTGAATCTATACCAGCTTGTACAACAGAAGAGCTAGTTTCAGGGGTGGTTTCTCCGTGTCCTAAAATGATTAGTGACGATAATTGGTCATTATTATCATCTGAAAAAGGTCCATCTCTGTCTTCAGGGCTTTCGTTGCCAGTTCATCCTGATGTGTTAGATGAAAGTTGTATGTTTGATGTGTCTACCAACATAGCTTTAAGTAAAGATAATATATGTAGTTCAGAAAAGAGCAAGCCCTGTATTTCTTCCATACTTCTTGAAGATCTAGCAGTATCTTTGACAGTACCATCACCTCTGAAGTCAGATGGCCATCTCAGTTTCTTAAAGCCTGAAGTTTTGTCTAGTTCAACTCCTGAAGAAGTAATTAGTGCCCATTTTAGTGAAGATGCCTTACTCGAGGAAGAGGATGCATCTGAACAAGACATTCATTTAGCTCTGGAGTCTGATAACTCAAGCAGTAAATCCAGTTGTTCTTCGTCATGGACAAGCCGGTCTGTTGCTCCCGGATTTCAGTACCACCCTAACCTACCCATGCACGCTGTGATAATGGAAAAGTCCAATGACCATTTCATTGTGAAGATACGGCATGCAGCACCACCTACCTCCCCTAGTCTTACACAGAATACGGGGGATAGTGAGTCATTAACGTCTTTGCCCAGAATGGCAAAGGACGCTGAGGAAGCAGCAGAGAAGGAATCTAGTTTATGTCAGAACACAGCTTTTGAATCTGTGGAGGAATTAAAACATTCCGACAAAAATGTTGACAGCAGTAAAGCAGCTCGCGAAGAGCAGGACTGTATGATGCAAACACAGGTACCTGATATATATGAGTTTCTTAAAGACGCTTCGGGCAAAGCGGGTCATCGTAATGAAGTGGCTGAGCAGTGCTTCAAGTTGCATCAAGTATGGGAACCAAAAGTGCCTGAAAGTGTGGAACAATTGCCTCTGATGGAAGAAATTCCACATTCTGTTGAGGGTCGTCTTCCAAACACATACGTAGACCTCACGAAAGATACAGTCACTGAGACCAAAAACTTGGGGGAACTCATAGAAGCAGCAGTTTTAAATATTGATCAGTTGGGATGTTCTGGAAGCAATTTGGATCAAAATGCTCAAATATTAGACACTGTGCAGCCTGGTACTGTTGATGCTTTTATTGATTTGACAGAAGATGTTTCAAGTGAGAGTAAAAATGAAGATAACTGTCCTGCTTTAGCTGTTGAACACTTGGGGTGTGAGGTGTTATGTGTAGATGAAGGTAACTGTAAAGAAGAGAAGGTGCAAGTGGCAGACAAGCCTGTGGAATGCATTGTTGAGGAAGCCTGTATCGATTTGACCTTGGAATCTCCCAGTTCATGTGAAGTGAAAAAGGAGGATTTAAAATCGGAGCTGGCATCAAATGCTGATAGTTCAGAGTTGCCTGGGGCTTTGGATAATGCtcacaagaagagaaaaaacctTTCTGATCTAAATCATTCTGctcagaaaagacagagaaaggaaacagatttAACCAGTAAGGAAAAGACCAAGAAAATATCTCCAAATTCTGGTGAGAATGGTGAAGCTCACCGAAggaaagcaaacaagaaaaaggcCACTGCAGTGATTAAAGACCCCTCATCATTGAAGGCAAGCCCAGGGATGAAGGACCCATCACCAGCATCTGGCACTTCTCCTGTAAGCCTTTCTGCAAAAAATGttgttaaaaagaaaggagaaattataGTTTCATGGACAAG AAATGATGATCGGGAAATTTTATTGGAGTGTCAGAAAAGAGGGCcatcaatgaaaacattttcttatttagctGCCAACTTGAATAAAAATCCATCTCAG gtcTCCGAAAGATTCCAGCAGCTATTGAAGCTCTTTGAAAAGTCAAAGTGCAGGTAG